The following proteins are encoded in a genomic region of Prochlorococcus marinus XMU1408:
- the ccsB gene encoding c-type cytochrome biogenesis protein CcsB translates to MFDFRLNNFSFDPVVFLGFVSFFSLLIALPISFWSVAGSKNSSKARFLVATANIFLTSQLILRWWQSGHFPISNLYESLCFLTWGCTLTQLFVERAWSSPLISAVATPISLLSIGFASFVLPDNLQSSAPLVPALRSSWLIMHVSVIMCSYAALLIGSILSFGVFIVDWKKQFNIRNSSFGSGEFRQISDLYPYKKNDNLNLIQPVKFTNAEQLDSLSYRSITAGFLLLTVGLISGAVWANEAWGSWWSWDPKETWALICWLVYAAYLHTRLTKGWQGKKPALLAIAGFFVIIICYIGVNLLGVGLHSYGWFFDA, encoded by the coding sequence ATGTTTGATTTTCGTTTAAATAATTTTTCTTTTGATCCTGTTGTTTTTCTTGGATTTGTTTCATTCTTTTCTTTATTAATTGCATTGCCTATTTCCTTTTGGTCAGTTGCAGGTAGTAAAAATTCTTCCAAAGCTAGATTTTTAGTCGCCACAGCAAATATTTTTCTAACTAGTCAATTGATACTTAGATGGTGGCAATCGGGACATTTCCCCATTAGTAATCTTTATGAATCACTTTGCTTTTTGACGTGGGGTTGTACTTTGACACAACTTTTTGTCGAAAGGGCTTGGAGTTCTCCTTTGATTTCTGCAGTAGCGACTCCTATCTCATTGCTATCAATTGGTTTTGCAAGCTTTGTTTTACCAGATAATTTGCAATCTTCTGCTCCTTTAGTACCAGCACTGCGTTCAAGTTGGTTGATAATGCATGTGAGTGTGATTATGTGTTCTTACGCTGCATTGCTAATAGGTTCTATTTTGTCTTTTGGTGTATTTATAGTTGACTGGAAAAAACAATTTAATATTCGTAATAGTTCCTTTGGATCTGGTGAATTCAGGCAAATTTCAGATCTTTATCCTTATAAAAAAAACGATAATTTAAATCTAATACAACCAGTTAAATTTACAAATGCTGAGCAACTTGATTCGTTAAGTTACAGATCAATAACAGCGGGATTTTTGTTGCTTACTGTTGGACTTATTAGTGGTGCTGTATGGGCTAATGAGGCCTGGGGTAGTTGGTGGAGTTGGGACCCTAAAGAGACTTGGGCTTTAATCTGTTGGTTGGTTTATGCAGCTTATTTGCATACCAGGCTAACGAAAGGATGGCAAGGTAAAAAGCCCGCTTTGCTTGCAATAGCAGGCTTTTTTGTTATTATTATTTGTTATATTGGAGTTAATCTTCTAGG
- a CDS encoding LptF/LptG family permease, with protein MLNNLFQFSRFQKFVERKWKVIPLLDRWIIFELLPPLFFSIAAFTVVSLSVGVVFDLIRKIVEIGLPFSIAIQILLLKLPSFIVISFPMAMLLSTLLAYGTLNENSEIKALKSIGISIYRLILPGLILSIFMSYMTFIFNNNIVPSTNRNAEIILANSLGRSFSSEQGEDIIFSKKGEILDPYSSYKKRGVTHLFYAWKFVDGQMLDVTVIDFSKLGFTQMLKAKKGIWNNNKNNWEFFEGDILTLSPDGSNTRTKFLSFLYPLGTDLTNIAQLPKDANDMNLGEATTAMELYQRSGNIKEARRMKVRIQEKFTLPIACSVFALIGCSFGVMQKKGGGRSQSFGLSIILILIYYVLSFSFSSLGVKGILNPFIAAWSPVFLSMLGGGFLLKQASK; from the coding sequence ATGCTTAATAACCTTTTTCAATTCTCTAGATTCCAAAAGTTTGTTGAAAGAAAGTGGAAAGTTATTCCATTGTTAGATAGATGGATCATTTTTGAATTATTGCCTCCTCTGTTTTTTTCAATAGCCGCTTTTACAGTCGTTTCCCTTTCAGTAGGCGTTGTTTTTGATTTGATTAGGAAAATAGTTGAGATTGGTCTTCCTTTCTCTATAGCTATTCAGATTCTATTGCTAAAGCTCCCTAGTTTTATTGTTATTTCCTTCCCTATGGCAATGTTACTTTCCACATTGTTAGCTTATGGAACCCTTAATGAAAATAGTGAAATTAAGGCCTTAAAAAGTATTGGTATATCTATTTATAGACTTATATTGCCAGGTTTAATCTTGTCTATATTTATGTCGTATATGACTTTCATTTTTAATAACAACATTGTTCCAAGTACAAATAGAAATGCTGAAATTATCTTAGCTAATTCCTTAGGAAGATCTTTTTCCAGTGAGCAAGGTGAAGATATTATTTTTTCAAAGAAAGGGGAAATTTTAGATCCTTATTCGAGCTACAAAAAAAGAGGAGTTACTCATCTTTTTTACGCTTGGAAATTTGTTGATGGACAGATGCTGGATGTTACCGTCATTGATTTCTCAAAACTAGGTTTTACTCAAATGCTCAAGGCGAAAAAAGGAATTTGGAATAATAATAAAAATAATTGGGAATTTTTTGAGGGAGATATTTTGACACTTAGTCCTGATGGAAGTAACACAAGGACAAAATTCTTGAGTTTTTTATATCCATTAGGTACTGATCTAACTAATATTGCACAACTTCCAAAAGACGCGAATGATATGAACCTTGGAGAAGCAACTACTGCTATGGAGTTGTATCAAAGAAGTGGGAATATTAAAGAAGCAAGAAGAATGAAGGTAAGAATTCAAGAAAAATTTACGTTGCCAATTGCTTGTTCAGTTTTTGCTTTGATTGGTTGTAGCTTTGGGGTAATGCAAAAAAAAGGAGGGGGTAGAAGTCAAAGTTTTGGATTAAGTATTATTTTGATACTTATCTATTATGTTTTGAGTTTTAGTTTTAGCTCTCTTGGAGTCAAAGGAATACTAAATCCTTTTATTGCTGCTTGGTCACCTGTATTTCTGTCTATGTTAGGAGGAGGTTTTTTGTTAAAACAGGCAAGTAAATGA
- the chlP gene encoding geranylgeranyl reductase, whose translation MLRVAVIGGGPSGSCAAEILAKAGIKTWIFERKLDNAKPCGGAIPLCMVSEFDLPESIIDRKVRNMKMISPSNREVDIILDDIYPGSDKEYIGMLRREVMDSFMRNRAAELGATLVNGLVSKIETGTNKQGPYTLHYTEILNDQSEEKGKQLEVDLIVGADGATSRVAKAMDAGDYNYAVAIQERIKLPKEEMKYYEDRAEMYVGTDVSPDFYGWVFPKYDHVAAGTGTMKQNGGLIKSLQIGVRERAKKRLVNGEVIKVEAHPIPEHPRPRRVVGRMALVGDAAGYVTKSSGEGIYFAAKSGRMCAEQIVESSQNGKIIPSENDLKKYLKKWDKKYGTTYTVLDILQRIFYTSDGAREAFVEMCGDMDVQRLTFDSYLYKTVVAMKPLQQLKLTLLTIGSVLRGKALAPSTYKPVPSAVRDDKEVNKMLAVSSIKGGIKTSKK comes from the coding sequence ATGTTAAGAGTTGCTGTTATTGGTGGTGGTCCAAGTGGATCATGTGCCGCTGAGATTTTAGCGAAGGCGGGAATTAAAACTTGGATATTCGAGAGAAAGCTTGATAATGCCAAACCATGTGGTGGAGCAATTCCATTGTGTATGGTTTCAGAATTTGATCTTCCTGAATCAATTATTGATAGAAAAGTCAGGAACATGAAGATGATCTCTCCATCAAATAGAGAAGTTGATATTATTCTCGATGACATCTATCCAGGGAGTGATAAAGAATACATAGGAATGTTAAGGCGTGAGGTAATGGATTCATTCATGAGGAATCGTGCTGCAGAACTAGGCGCAACATTAGTAAATGGATTGGTATCAAAAATAGAAACTGGTACTAATAAACAAGGGCCATACACACTTCATTACACTGAAATACTTAATGATCAATCTGAAGAGAAAGGTAAGCAACTAGAGGTAGATCTAATTGTTGGAGCAGATGGTGCAACAAGCAGAGTTGCTAAAGCAATGGATGCTGGAGATTACAACTATGCGGTAGCAATTCAAGAAAGAATAAAACTTCCTAAAGAGGAGATGAAGTATTATGAAGACAGAGCCGAAATGTATGTAGGAACTGACGTTTCTCCAGATTTTTATGGCTGGGTCTTTCCTAAATACGACCATGTAGCAGCTGGAACAGGAACAATGAAACAAAATGGTGGCTTGATAAAAAGCCTTCAGATTGGTGTAAGAGAAAGAGCAAAGAAAAGGCTAGTAAATGGAGAAGTTATAAAAGTAGAAGCTCATCCAATTCCTGAACATCCCAGACCAAGAAGAGTTGTTGGAAGAATGGCTTTAGTCGGTGATGCAGCTGGTTATGTAACCAAAAGCTCAGGAGAAGGGATTTATTTTGCTGCAAAAAGTGGAAGGATGTGTGCTGAGCAGATTGTCGAATCTAGTCAAAATGGGAAAATAATACCTTCAGAAAATGATCTCAAAAAATATTTAAAAAAATGGGATAAAAAGTATGGAACAACATACACAGTTTTAGATATTCTTCAAAGAATTTTCTATACAAGTGACGGAGCTAGAGAAGCTTTTGTAGAGATGTGTGGTGACATGGATGTTCAAAGACTTACATTTGATAGCTACCTATACAAAACGGTAGTTGCCATGAAGCCGCTACAACAATTGAAACTAACCCTTTTAACAATTGGTTCGGTTTTAAGAGGAAAGGCCTTAGCTCCAAGCACATACAAACCAGTACCAAGTGCAGTAAGAGATGATAAGGAAGTTAATAAAATGTTGGCCGTTAGTTCAATTAAAGGTGGTATAAAAACTAGTAAAAAGTAA
- a CDS encoding M15 family metallopeptidase yields the protein MNYQDDIPLAKRIKSIKTISTKSFVRIGLVSFGLGLLLTLLANKSVLLQIKSSDNSINTNETIQNKSLLGHLPYPEASKDELVLFSPGIYVHKDIYENFKEMQLLAAQRGISLQLLSGYRSINLQRDIFYENKSIRNQTAIERSRDSAPPGYSEHSTGYAIDVGDGNYPNTHFEVEFEETPAFKFMKRFASKYHFVLSFPPNNKQGVTYEPWHWRFEGTVNALRKFEAANKITKFK from the coding sequence ATGAATTATCAAGATGACATCCCATTGGCTAAAAGGATTAAATCCATCAAAACCATTAGTACCAAATCTTTTGTTCGTATAGGACTTGTATCTTTTGGCCTTGGTCTCCTCTTAACGTTGCTAGCTAATAAATCAGTTTTACTTCAGATAAAATCTTCAGATAATTCAATCAATACCAATGAAACGATCCAAAATAAAAGTTTGTTAGGTCATCTTCCTTATCCTGAGGCGTCAAAAGACGAGTTGGTTTTGTTCTCACCAGGTATTTATGTCCATAAAGATATCTATGAGAATTTTAAAGAAATGCAATTATTAGCGGCCCAAAGAGGCATCTCTCTTCAATTATTAAGTGGATATAGATCAATTAATTTGCAAAGAGATATTTTTTATGAAAATAAATCCATTAGAAATCAAACAGCTATTGAGAGATCTAGGGACTCTGCTCCTCCTGGTTATTCTGAACACAGTACGGGATATGCAATAGATGTCGGCGATGGAAATTATCCAAATACTCATTTTGAGGTTGAGTTTGAGGAAACACCAGCTTTTAAATTCATGAAAAGATTTGCTTCTAAATACCATTTCGTTCTTTCTTTTCCACCTAACAACAAACAAGGAGTTACTTATGAGCCTTGGCATTGGAGATTTGAAGGTACTGTTAATGCTTTGAGGAAATTTGAAGCTGCCAATAAAATTACAAAATTCAAATAA
- a CDS encoding DUF309 domain-containing protein, translating into MTWTSEQDETFIKDSRFEIGVKLFNSCQWYKSHDVFEEIWHETGGAERQLLQAILQVAVAQVHLENNNINGATILYGEALGRLRRFQLANLGLDIVGLCKCITKRLEYLQIGKDLSVCSLPVICFLE; encoded by the coding sequence ATGACTTGGACATCTGAGCAAGATGAAACATTCATAAAGGATTCTCGTTTTGAAATAGGAGTGAAATTATTTAATTCTTGTCAATGGTATAAATCCCATGATGTTTTTGAGGAGATATGGCACGAGACTGGCGGAGCTGAAAGACAATTATTGCAAGCTATTTTGCAAGTTGCAGTTGCACAAGTACATCTTGAAAATAACAATATAAATGGTGCAACGATACTTTACGGAGAAGCGTTGGGTCGATTGAGAAGATTTCAATTAGCTAATTTAGGATTAGATATTGTGGGACTATGTAAATGCATTACTAAGAGATTGGAATATCTACAAATAGGAAAGGACCTCTCTGTTTGCAGCTTGCCTGTTATTTGTTTTCTCGAGTAA
- the typA gene encoding translational GTPase TypA: MSFDIQAIRNIAIIAHVDHGKTTLVDALLNQSGTFRDNEEVPTCVMDSNDLERERGITILSKNTAVTYNDTRINIVDTPGHADFGGEVERVLGMVDGCLLVVDANEGPMPQTRFVLKKALEQGLRPIVFVNKIDRARVEPETAVDKVLDLFLELGADDDQCDFPYLFGSGLGGFAKTEVKSESDNMKPLFDAIIRQVPPPVGDQNKPLQLQVTTLDYSDFLGTIIIGRVHNGVIKNGQRASLIKEDGSLKKGRINKLLGFKGLKRIEIDEANAGDIVALAGFDDVSIGETVACPDEPKPLPLIKVDEPTLQMTFVVNDSPFAGKEGKFVTSRQLKDRLNKELLTNVALRVEDTDSPDRFSVSGRGELHLGILIETMRREGYEFQVSQPQVIFRTIDEIKCEPVETLVLDVPEASVGACIESLGVRKGEMQNMETGTDHRTQLEFLIPSRGLIGFRGEFIRATRGEGIMSHSFFEYRPSVGDFEQRRNGVLISFEEGVATFYSLKNAEDRGQFFITPGAKVYRGMIIGENNRPQDLELNICKAKQLTNMRSAGADELDQLQSPIEMTLERALEYIGPGEMLEVTPESIRLRKINAKKNMKKQ, translated from the coding sequence ATGAGTTTTGATATACAAGCCATAAGAAATATCGCAATTATTGCTCACGTTGATCATGGGAAGACAACTTTGGTTGATGCTCTTCTAAATCAATCTGGTACCTTTCGTGACAATGAGGAAGTCCCAACTTGTGTAATGGACTCGAATGATTTGGAACGTGAAAGAGGGATAACGATTCTTTCTAAAAATACAGCTGTTACTTATAACGATACTCGTATAAATATTGTTGACACGCCTGGGCATGCTGATTTTGGAGGAGAAGTTGAGAGGGTATTGGGCATGGTAGATGGATGTCTTCTTGTTGTTGATGCAAACGAAGGGCCAATGCCACAAACTCGTTTTGTTCTTAAAAAAGCTTTAGAACAAGGTCTAAGACCTATTGTTTTTGTGAATAAAATCGATCGTGCAAGGGTAGAACCTGAAACTGCTGTAGATAAAGTCTTAGATCTGTTTTTGGAACTTGGAGCTGATGATGATCAATGTGATTTCCCTTATTTATTTGGTAGTGGATTAGGTGGTTTTGCAAAGACTGAAGTAAAAAGTGAAAGTGATAATATGAAACCTTTGTTTGATGCAATTATTAGGCAAGTCCCCCCTCCAGTTGGTGATCAGAATAAGCCCTTACAATTACAAGTCACTACACTTGATTACTCAGATTTCTTAGGAACAATTATTATTGGGAGAGTTCATAATGGTGTAATTAAAAATGGCCAGAGAGCTAGCTTAATCAAGGAAGATGGGAGTTTAAAAAAAGGAAGGATTAATAAATTATTAGGATTTAAGGGATTAAAAAGAATTGAAATAGATGAAGCAAATGCAGGAGATATTGTCGCTTTGGCTGGATTTGATGATGTCTCAATTGGAGAAACAGTTGCATGTCCTGATGAACCTAAACCGTTACCTCTAATCAAGGTAGATGAACCTACTTTGCAGATGACTTTTGTTGTAAATGATTCCCCATTTGCAGGTAAAGAGGGCAAGTTCGTAACCAGTCGTCAGTTAAAAGATCGATTAAATAAAGAACTTCTTACGAATGTTGCATTAAGAGTAGAAGATACAGATTCTCCTGATCGTTTTTCTGTTAGTGGGAGAGGTGAGTTACATCTTGGAATTCTTATAGAGACAATGCGAAGAGAGGGGTATGAATTTCAAGTTTCACAACCACAAGTTATTTTTAGGACCATTGACGAAATTAAATGCGAACCTGTTGAAACCCTTGTTCTTGATGTACCAGAGGCTTCTGTTGGTGCCTGTATTGAGAGCTTAGGAGTTAGAAAAGGTGAAATGCAAAACATGGAAACAGGAACAGACCATAGAACTCAACTTGAATTTCTTATCCCATCAAGAGGCTTAATTGGATTTAGGGGTGAATTTATCCGCGCGACAAGGGGTGAAGGAATTATGAGTCATTCATTTTTTGAATACAGGCCATCTGTAGGAGATTTTGAGCAAAGAAGAAATGGAGTTCTTATTTCATTTGAAGAGGGTGTCGCTACATTTTATTCATTGAAAAATGCTGAGGATAGAGGTCAATTTTTTATTACCCCTGGAGCAAAAGTTTATAGAGGAATGATTATTGGAGAGAATAATCGCCCACAAGATCTTGAATTAAATATTTGTAAGGCTAAGCAACTTACAAACATGCGATCGGCTGGTGCAGATGAATTAGATCAATTGCAATCGCCAATTGAAATGACATTAGAAAGAGCCCTTGAATATATTGGACCAGGAGAGATGTTGGAAGTTACCCCAGAGTCTATAAGACTAAGAAAAATCAATGCAAAGAAAAACATGAAAAAACAATGA
- the lptB gene encoding LPS export ABC transporter ATP-binding protein — MTLFIESLELTLSNRTIVKNVTLNVEPGEVVGLLGPNGAGKTSTFNMIVGLIKANRGNIYLEGNSIKDFSMTKRVQLGIGYLAQEPSIFRNLKVIENLDIALSQSNLSTSLKRKKREELIEEFNLVSFLDRYGHQLSGGERRRCEVARALAVGRLGPKYLLLDEPFAGIDPIAINDLQNLIRKLKNKNIGILITDHNVRATLAITNRAYILNQGEILAYGSSDQLTKNQVVKEHYLGNSFD; from the coding sequence ATGACTCTATTTATTGAGAGTTTGGAGCTAACCCTTTCCAATAGAACTATTGTAAAAAACGTCACTTTAAATGTAGAGCCTGGTGAGGTAGTAGGTCTTTTGGGCCCAAATGGGGCTGGTAAAACTAGTACTTTTAATATGATTGTTGGGTTGATTAAGGCGAACCGAGGGAATATTTACTTGGAGGGCAATTCTATAAAAGACTTTTCTATGACTAAAAGAGTTCAATTAGGTATTGGTTATTTAGCTCAAGAACCAAGTATTTTCAGAAATCTTAAAGTTATTGAGAATTTGGATATTGCTCTTTCTCAATCTAATTTATCCACATCTTTAAAGAGGAAGAAGCGTGAGGAATTAATTGAAGAATTCAATTTGGTTTCTTTTCTTGATCGTTATGGTCATCAACTTTCAGGTGGAGAAAGACGAAGATGTGAAGTAGCAAGAGCTCTAGCTGTTGGACGCTTGGGTCCAAAATATTTGCTATTGGATGAGCCTTTTGCCGGAATAGATCCTATTGCTATTAATGATCTACAGAATTTAATTAGGAAATTAAAAAATAAAAATATAGGAATATTAATTACTGATCACAATGTTAGAGCAACATTGGCTATTACTAACCGTGCTTATATTCTTAATCAAGGTGAAATTCTTGCCTATGGTTCTTCTGACCAACTTACTAAAAATCAAGTTGTAAAAGAGCATTATCTTGGAAATTCATTTGATTAA